One genomic segment of Sminthopsis crassicaudata isolate SCR6 chromosome 4, ASM4859323v1, whole genome shotgun sequence includes these proteins:
- the NKIRAS2 gene encoding NF-kappa-B inhibitor-interacting Ras-like protein 2 isoform X2, translating to MGKSCKVVVCGQASVGKTSILEQLLYGNHVVGSEMIETQEDIYVGSIETDRGVREQVRFYDTRGLRDGAELPRHCFSCTDGYVLVYSTNSRESFQRVELLKKEIDKSKDKKELVSF from the exons ATGGGGAAGAGCTGCAAAGTGGTTGTGTGTGGCCAGGCTTCGGTGGGAAAGACCTCGATCCTAGAACAGCTACTGTATGGTAACCATGTAGTAG GTTCTGAGATGATTGAAACCCAGGAAGACATCTATGTGGGTTCAATCGAGACTGACCGAGGTGTGCGGGAGCAAGTGAGGTTCTATGACACACGAGGCCTTCGAGATGGGGCAGAACTTCCCAGGCACTGTTTCTCCTGTACAGACGGCTATGTCCTTGTCTATAGCACTAACAGCCGAGAGTCCTTCCAGAGAGTGGAACTACTCAAGAAGGAGATTGACAAATCAAAGGACAAGAAGGAG